The Ancylobacter sp. WKF20 genome contains a region encoding:
- a CDS encoding murein L,D-transpeptidase, with protein sequence MRAWPARLRLTLMAGCAALALAACTGDDGPGPLSKSMTLSPKTLALMQEKQMAPTSPVVVRIYKEESELEVWKETTSGEYALLKTYPICRWSGELGPKVKEGDRQAPEGFYTITPGQMNPNSQYYLAFDLGFPNAYDKALGRYGSNLMVHGDCSSRGCYAMTDEQIQELFVLGRESFKGGQRSFQVQAYPFRMTADNMVRHRNNPNLAFWKMLKEGSDTFELTKAPPKVDYCGKKYVFNATPTDPTQKFQAALPCPDYTLPEGLGEEIAARQQEVATKIASADASVPVAPVKTGKDGGMHKVFLAKLQNPELKAPGSLPPVVKPPGSTEGVATNEPAPEETVALAQADVVPTLANVPLPAPRPADAPAATAVAASEAPSLFGARTPAATAPGTQVAALDGGGGFLDSVKSLFGGSAAAPAAPSAPASSAAPAPSATAPAPATPAPVAPAAAAATVPAAAATSAPASSGFSLTSLFSGLSLSKPEPAPAATEAPADVPMPPVRPPVPQASARPAAAPAAHNAARPAATPVAAPAAATAAPAAPSYATVPTPAAASETPVLRPSVAASDSTGAALPGATILTPGSFSSSAQ encoded by the coding sequence TTGCGTGCGTGGCCGGCGCGCCTGCGCCTCACGCTCATGGCGGGCTGCGCCGCCCTCGCGCTTGCCGCCTGCACGGGCGATGACGGCCCCGGCCCGCTCTCCAAGTCGATGACGCTGTCGCCGAAGACGCTGGCCCTGATGCAGGAAAAGCAGATGGCGCCGACGAGCCCCGTCGTCGTGCGCATCTACAAGGAAGAATCCGAGCTGGAGGTCTGGAAGGAGACCACCAGCGGCGAGTACGCGCTGCTCAAGACCTACCCGATCTGCCGCTGGTCCGGCGAATTGGGGCCGAAGGTCAAGGAGGGCGACCGCCAGGCGCCGGAGGGGTTCTACACGATCACCCCCGGCCAGATGAACCCGAACTCGCAATACTATCTCGCCTTCGACCTCGGCTTTCCCAACGCCTATGACAAGGCGCTCGGCCGCTACGGCTCGAACCTGATGGTGCATGGCGACTGCTCGTCGCGCGGCTGCTACGCCATGACCGATGAGCAGATCCAGGAACTGTTCGTCCTCGGGCGCGAGAGCTTCAAGGGCGGGCAGCGTTCTTTCCAGGTGCAGGCCTATCCGTTCCGCATGACGGCGGACAACATGGTCCGTCACCGCAACAACCCGAACCTCGCCTTCTGGAAGATGCTGAAGGAAGGCAGCGACACGTTCGAGCTGACCAAGGCGCCGCCCAAGGTCGATTATTGCGGCAAGAAATACGTCTTCAACGCCACGCCCACCGACCCGACGCAGAAGTTCCAGGCGGCGCTGCCCTGCCCGGACTACACGCTGCCGGAAGGGCTGGGCGAGGAGATCGCCGCCCGCCAGCAGGAAGTCGCCACCAAGATCGCCAGCGCCGACGCCTCCGTTCCCGTCGCCCCGGTCAAGACCGGCAAGGATGGCGGGATGCACAAGGTGTTCCTCGCCAAGCTGCAGAATCCGGAGCTGAAGGCGCCCGGTTCGCTGCCGCCCGTGGTGAAGCCGCCGGGCAGCACCGAAGGCGTCGCCACCAATGAGCCCGCGCCGGAGGAGACGGTCGCGCTTGCGCAGGCCGATGTGGTTCCGACGCTCGCCAATGTGCCGCTCCCCGCGCCGCGCCCGGCCGACGCGCCCGCCGCCACCGCCGTGGCCGCCAGCGAGGCGCCGAGCCTTTTCGGTGCCCGCACCCCGGCCGCGACCGCGCCGGGCACCCAGGTCGCCGCGCTCGACGGCGGCGGTGGCTTCCTCGACAGCGTGAAGAGCCTGTTCGGCGGTTCCGCCGCCGCGCCGGCCGCGCCATCCGCTCCTGCCTCCAGCGCCGCACCGGCACCGAGCGCGACGGCTCCCGCGCCCGCCACCCCGGCTCCCGTGGCTCCGGCCGCTGCCGCTGCCACGGTGCCGGCTGCTGCGGCGACGTCGGCGCCGGCGTCGTCCGGCTTCTCGCTCACCAGCCTGTTCAGCGGCCTCTCGCTCTCGAAGCCCGAACCGGCGCCGGCGGCGACGGAGGCCCCGGCCGATGTGCCGATGCCGCCCGTCCGGCCACCCGTGCCGCAGGCGAGCGCGCGGCCTGCCGCGGCCCCGGCGGCGCATAATGCCGCCCGTCCGGCCGCGACGCCGGTGGCCGCTCCCGCCGCTGCGACCGCCGCTCCCGCTGCCCCAAGCTACGCCACCGTGCCGACGCCGGCCGCGGCTTCGGAAACCCCGGTGCTGCGCCCCTCCGTCGCCGCCTCGGACAGCACGGGCGCGGCGCTGCCCGGCGCGACCATCCTCACCCCCGGCAGCTTCTCCTCGAGCGCCCAGTAG
- the secA gene encoding preprotein translocase subunit SecA, which yields MFGALARKLFGSANDRRVRGYRPKVAAINALEPELIALTDDELRARTVTFREQLANGASLDDLLIPAFATVREAAKRALGQRHFDVQLIGGMVLHERGIAEMRTGEGKTLVATGPVYLNALTGKGVHVVTVNDYLAKRDAEWMGRVYRFLGLTVGIIHHGMDDNERRAAYACDVTYATNNELGFDYLRDNMKYELNQMVQRPHFFAVVDEVDSILIDEARTPLIISGPLDDRSDFYNTIDTYIPKLSKEDYEVDEKQRSVAMTEAGMEKMETLLREAGLLKGESLYDIENVSVVHHVNQALRAHTLFQRDKDYIVRNNEVVIIDEFTGRMMPGRRYSEGLHQALEAKERVQVQPENQTLASITFQNYFRMYEKLAGMTGTANTEAAEFQDIYNLEVVEIPTNLPVQRVDDDDEVYRTATEKYNAIIDLITECKTRGQPVLVGTTSIEKSELLAELLKKRGFKQKDFSDPDAFRPLYDGDQGTADDKVFAVLNARHHEQESYIVAQAGVPGAITIATNMAGRGTDIQLGGNAEMRIQHELPHLPEGEERVAAEQRIRDEIARLKKKALEAGGLYVIGTERHESRRIDNQLRGRSGRQGDPGHSHFFLSLEDDLMRIFGSDRLDGMLQKLGLKEGEAIVHPWINRALEKAQQKVEARNYDIRKNLLKYDDVMNDQRKVVFEQRIELMHDEDVAETVAEMRHGVIDDLVTKFVPPNAYPEQWNTDGLAEALRGVLGLELPVKEWAAEEGIADEEMRERIQRRADEAIAAKAAKYGPEIMRYVEKSILLQTLDHLWREHLVTLDHLRQVVGLRGYAQRDPLNEYKSEAFQLFEAMLANLREAVTAQMMRVEIMTQPPADDLPPMAAHHIDAATGEDEFAIADAEFAAQATLAPSVDENGQPRDPNDPATWGRVGRNEPCPCGSGLKYKHCHGKFI from the coding sequence ATGTTCGGCGCTCTCGCGCGAAAGCTCTTCGGATCGGCCAATGACCGCCGCGTGCGCGGCTACCGGCCGAAGGTCGCCGCCATCAATGCGCTCGAACCGGAGCTGATCGCGCTCACGGATGACGAGCTGCGCGCGCGCACCGTTACCTTCCGCGAACAGCTCGCCAATGGCGCGAGCCTCGACGATCTGCTCATCCCCGCCTTCGCCACGGTGCGCGAGGCGGCCAAGCGCGCTCTCGGGCAGCGGCATTTCGACGTACAGCTCATCGGCGGCATGGTGCTGCATGAGCGCGGCATCGCCGAGATGCGCACCGGCGAAGGCAAGACGCTGGTGGCGACCGGGCCGGTCTATCTCAACGCGCTGACCGGCAAGGGCGTCCACGTCGTCACCGTGAACGACTACCTCGCCAAGCGCGACGCGGAGTGGATGGGCCGCGTCTACCGCTTCCTCGGGCTCACCGTCGGAATCATCCATCACGGCATGGACGATAATGAGCGCCGCGCGGCCTATGCCTGCGACGTGACCTACGCGACCAATAACGAGCTCGGCTTCGACTATCTGCGCGACAACATGAAGTACGAGCTGAACCAGATGGTGCAGCGCCCGCACTTCTTCGCCGTGGTCGACGAGGTCGACTCCATCCTGATCGACGAGGCGCGTACCCCGCTCATCATCTCCGGCCCGCTCGACGACCGCTCGGATTTCTACAACACCATCGACACCTACATTCCCAAGCTGTCGAAGGAGGATTACGAGGTCGACGAGAAGCAGCGCTCCGTCGCCATGACCGAAGCCGGCATGGAGAAGATGGAGACCCTGCTGCGCGAGGCCGGCCTGCTCAAGGGCGAGAGCCTCTACGACATCGAGAACGTCTCGGTCGTCCATCACGTCAATCAGGCGCTGCGGGCCCACACGCTGTTCCAGCGGGACAAGGACTACATCGTCCGCAACAATGAAGTCGTCATCATCGACGAGTTCACCGGCCGCATGATGCCGGGCCGCCGCTATTCGGAAGGCCTCCATCAGGCGCTGGAAGCCAAGGAGCGCGTTCAGGTTCAGCCCGAGAACCAGACGCTCGCCTCCATCACGTTCCAGAACTATTTCCGCATGTATGAGAAGCTGGCCGGCATGACCGGTACGGCGAACACCGAAGCGGCCGAGTTCCAGGACATCTACAATCTCGAAGTGGTCGAGATCCCGACCAACCTGCCGGTGCAGCGCGTCGACGATGACGACGAGGTCTACCGGACCGCCACCGAGAAATACAACGCCATCATCGACCTCATCACCGAGTGCAAGACGCGCGGCCAGCCGGTGCTGGTCGGCACGACCTCGATCGAGAAGTCGGAACTGCTGGCCGAGCTGCTGAAGAAGCGCGGCTTCAAGCAGAAGGACTTCTCCGACCCCGACGCCTTCCGCCCGCTCTATGACGGCGACCAGGGCACGGCGGACGACAAGGTGTTCGCGGTGCTGAACGCCCGCCACCACGAGCAGGAATCCTACATCGTCGCGCAGGCCGGCGTGCCCGGTGCCATCACCATCGCCACCAACATGGCCGGCCGCGGCACCGACATCCAGCTCGGCGGCAACGCCGAGATGCGCATCCAGCACGAGCTGCCGCATCTGCCCGAGGGCGAGGAGCGCGTGGCGGCCGAGCAGCGCATCCGCGACGAGATCGCCCGGCTGAAGAAGAAGGCGCTGGAGGCCGGCGGCCTCTACGTCATCGGCACCGAGCGCCATGAGAGCCGGCGCATCGACAACCAGCTGCGCGGCCGCTCCGGCCGCCAGGGCGACCCCGGCCATTCGCATTTCTTCCTGTCGCTGGAAGACGACCTGATGCGCATCTTCGGGTCGGACCGGCTCGACGGCATGCTGCAGAAGCTCGGCCTCAAGGAGGGCGAGGCGATCGTCCATCCCTGGATCAACCGCGCGCTGGAAAAGGCGCAGCAGAAGGTCGAGGCGCGCAACTACGACATCCGCAAGAACCTGCTGAAATACGACGACGTGATGAACGACCAGCGCAAGGTCGTCTTCGAGCAGCGCATCGAGCTGATGCATGACGAGGACGTGGCCGAGACGGTCGCGGAGATGCGCCACGGCGTCATCGACGATCTCGTCACCAAATTCGTGCCGCCGAACGCCTATCCCGAGCAGTGGAACACCGACGGGCTCGCCGAGGCGCTGCGCGGCGTGCTTGGCCTCGAGCTGCCGGTCAAGGAATGGGCCGCCGAGGAAGGCATCGCTGATGAGGAGATGCGCGAGCGCATCCAGCGCCGCGCCGACGAGGCCATCGCCGCCAAGGCCGCCAAATATGGCCCGGAGATCATGCGCTATGTCGAGAAGTCGATCCTTCTCCAGACGCTCGATCACCTCTGGCGCGAGCACCTCGTCACGCTCGACCATCTGCGTCAGGTGGTCGGCCTGCGCGGCTACGCCCAGCGCGACCCGCTGAACGAGTACAAGTCCGAAGCGTTCCAGCTCTTCGAGGCCATGCTCGCCAATCTGCGCGAGGCCGTCACCGCCCAGATGATGCGGGTGGAGATCATGACCCAGCCGCCGGCGGACGACCTGCCGCCGATGGCCGCGCACCACATCGACGCCGCCACCGGCGAGGACGAGTTCGCCATCGCCGACGCGGAGTTCGCCGCGCAGGCGACGCTCGCCCCCTCGGTCGACGAGAACGGCCAGCCGCGTGACCCGAACGACCCCGCCACCTGGGGCCGCGTCGGGCGCAACGAGCCCTGCCCCTGCGGCTCGGGCCTGAAGTACAAGCACTGCCACGGCAAGTTCATCTGA
- a CDS encoding sugar O-acetyltransferase, with the protein MTTPITTPIPDATDTRTHMQRMLAGDLYHAADPEIQAAQEASFRWMARYNGALGAPQAARDALLAERLGAVGAGAVIRPPFHCDYGFNIFLGEGVFLNFNCVILDVVRVTIGAKTQIGPAVQILTADHPRDPATRATGLEFGRPVSIGANVWIGAGAILLPGVTVGDDALIGAGAVVTRDVPAGATVLGNPARAR; encoded by the coding sequence ATGACCACGCCGATCACGACGCCCATACCCGACGCCACCGATACCCGTACCCACATGCAGAGAATGCTGGCGGGTGATCTCTACCACGCGGCGGACCCGGAGATTCAGGCGGCGCAGGAGGCCAGCTTCCGCTGGATGGCGCGCTATAATGGCGCGCTCGGCGCCCCGCAGGCCGCGCGCGACGCGCTGTTGGCCGAGCGGCTCGGCGCGGTCGGCGCCGGCGCGGTCATCCGCCCGCCTTTCCATTGCGATTACGGCTTCAACATCTTCCTCGGTGAGGGGGTGTTCCTTAATTTCAACTGCGTGATCCTCGACGTGGTGCGCGTCACCATCGGCGCGAAGACGCAGATCGGGCCGGCCGTGCAGATTCTCACCGCCGACCATCCGCGCGACCCGGCGACCCGCGCGACGGGCCTCGAATTCGGCCGCCCGGTCAGCATTGGCGCCAATGTGTGGATCGGCGCGGGCGCCATCCTGCTGCCGGGCGTCACGGTGGGCGACGACGCGCTGATCGGCGCCGGCGCGGTGGTGACGCGTGACGTGCCGGCGGGCGCCACCGTGCTCGGCAATCCCGCGCGGGCACGCTGA
- a CDS encoding acetyl-CoA carboxylase carboxyltransferase subunit alpha, giving the protein MRSYLDFEKPVAELEAKLEELRAVAAQGDAVAIGDDISRLQGKAQDALVQLYANLTPWQKAQVARHPMRPHFSDYATTLFEEFDPLAGDRKFGDDQAIIGGFARFRGRPVCLIGQEKGSTTETRIKHNFGMARPEGYRKAARLMELADRFSLPVVSLVDTAGAFPGLDAEERGQAEAIARSTDACLSLGVPNVAVIIGEGGSGGAIAIATANRVLMLEHSIYSVISPEGAASILWRDTAKAQEAAMNMKITAQDLARFHIIDGIIPEPPGGAHRDPLAAMNATGDAIESALTGLDGLDAPALRKARREKFLAIGRTL; this is encoded by the coding sequence ATGCGCAGCTACCTCGATTTTGAGAAGCCCGTGGCCGAGCTCGAGGCCAAGCTCGAAGAACTGCGGGCGGTCGCCGCGCAGGGTGACGCGGTCGCCATTGGCGACGACATCAGCCGGTTGCAGGGCAAGGCGCAGGACGCGCTGGTGCAGCTCTATGCCAACCTCACGCCCTGGCAGAAGGCGCAGGTGGCGCGCCACCCGATGCGCCCGCATTTCAGCGACTACGCCACCACGCTGTTCGAGGAATTCGACCCGCTGGCCGGCGACCGCAAATTCGGCGACGACCAGGCGATCATCGGCGGCTTCGCGCGCTTTCGCGGCCGGCCGGTCTGCCTGATCGGGCAGGAAAAGGGCTCGACCACCGAGACCCGCATCAAGCACAATTTCGGCATGGCGCGGCCCGAGGGCTACCGCAAGGCGGCGCGGCTGATGGAGCTGGCCGACCGTTTCTCGCTGCCCGTGGTCTCGCTGGTCGACACCGCCGGCGCCTTCCCCGGCCTCGACGCCGAGGAGCGCGGCCAGGCCGAGGCGATCGCCCGCTCGACCGATGCGTGCCTGTCGCTCGGCGTACCGAATGTCGCCGTCATCATCGGCGAGGGCGGCTCGGGCGGGGCCATCGCCATCGCCACCGCCAACCGCGTGCTGATGCTCGAGCATTCGATCTACTCCGTCATCTCGCCGGAGGGCGCGGCCTCGATCCTGTGGCGCGACACCGCCAAGGCGCAGGAAGCGGCGATGAACATGAAGATCACCGCGCAGGATCTCGCGCGCTTCCACATCATCGACGGCATCATTCCCGAGCCGCCGGGCGGCGCGCATCGCGACCCGCTGGCGGCGATGAACGCCACGGGCGATGCCATCGAATCGGCGCTGACCGGGCTCGACGGGCTCGACGCCCCGGCGCTGCGCAAGGCGCGGCGCGAAAAATTCCTCGCCATCGGCCGCACGCTGTGA
- a CDS encoding nuclear transport factor 2 family protein yields MPVDAASLPDRDRSEVAAAEARLRDAALAGDVAALDALLADDLVFIDSAGRLLTKQQDLDLHRTGTLKLTRLEFSDYRLSPLGPDAVLVWLRVEAEGSAAGAPFAAALRFTRVWRREGGHWRIASIHATAIA; encoded by the coding sequence ATGCCGGTGGACGCGGCCTCGCTTCCCGACAGGGACAGAAGCGAGGTCGCGGCCGCCGAAGCGCGCCTGCGCGACGCCGCGCTCGCCGGCGACGTAGCCGCCCTCGACGCGCTGCTGGCCGACGACCTCGTCTTCATCGACAGCGCAGGCCGGCTCCTGACCAAGCAGCAGGATCTCGACCTGCACCGCACCGGCACGCTGAAGCTCACGCGGCTGGAATTCTCCGACTACCGCTTGTCGCCCCTCGGCCCGGACGCGGTGCTCGTCTGGCTGCGGGTCGAGGCCGAGGGCAGCGCCGCCGGCGCGCCCTTCGCCGCCGCTTTGCGCTTCACCCGCGTCTGGCGACGCGAGGGAGGCCACTGGCGCATCGCCAGCATCCACGCCACCGCGATCGCATAA
- a CDS encoding site-specific tyrosine recombinase XerD, with amino-acid sequence MSAGARRPAALFLDMIAAERGASANTLAAYGRDIEDYEEFLATEGVGPLEADTPAIRAYLAELSARGLAAASIARRLSALRQYHRFLYVENHRGDDPSAVLEGPRRTRPLPKVLSQEDVTALIDTAHARAGEAGLSVGEAARRARVACFVELLYATGLRVSELAALPASAASAKGDAIIVRGKGNKERLVPLGEAAKVAMRAYREAQARAMSAKPAEKAPRTGKAGEGGRWLFPSAAASGHITRQQVALDLKDLAVAAGLDPATLSPHVLRHAFASHLLAHGAELRIVQTLLGHTDISTTQIYTHVLDERLKSLVRDLHPFGDTGGD; translated from the coding sequence GTGAGCGCGGGCGCTCGCCGTCCGGCGGCGCTGTTTCTCGACATGATCGCCGCCGAGCGCGGCGCCAGCGCCAACACGCTCGCCGCCTATGGCCGCGACATCGAGGATTACGAGGAATTTCTCGCCACCGAGGGCGTGGGGCCGCTGGAGGCCGACACACCCGCCATCCGCGCCTATCTCGCCGAACTCTCGGCCCGCGGCCTCGCGGCGGCGAGCATCGCCCGCCGGCTCTCGGCGCTGCGCCAGTATCACCGCTTCCTCTATGTGGAGAATCACCGCGGCGACGACCCCTCCGCCGTGCTGGAGGGTCCGCGCCGCACAAGGCCGCTGCCCAAGGTGCTGAGCCAGGAGGATGTCACGGCGCTCATCGACACCGCCCATGCCCGCGCCGGCGAGGCCGGGCTGAGCGTGGGCGAGGCGGCGCGGCGGGCGCGGGTCGCCTGTTTCGTCGAGCTGCTCTACGCCACGGGCCTGCGCGTCTCCGAACTCGCCGCGCTCCCGGCCTCCGCCGCCAGCGCCAAGGGTGACGCCATCATCGTACGCGGCAAGGGCAACAAGGAGCGGCTGGTCCCGCTCGGCGAGGCGGCCAAGGTGGCGATGCGCGCCTATCGCGAGGCGCAGGCGCGGGCCATGAGCGCCAAGCCGGCCGAGAAGGCCCCCCGCACCGGCAAGGCCGGGGAGGGCGGGCGCTGGCTGTTTCCGTCCGCTGCGGCAAGCGGCCACATCACCCGCCAGCAAGTGGCGCTCGATCTGAAGGATCTCGCCGTGGCGGCGGGGCTCGACCCGGCCACCCTGTCCCCGCATGTGCTGCGCCACGCCTTCGCCAGCCATCTTCTGGCCCATGGCGCGGAGCTGCGCATCGTGCAGACGCTGCTCGGCCATACCGACATCTCGACCACGCAGATCTACACCCATGTGCTCGACGAGCGGCTCAAGAGCCTGGTGCGCGACCTCCATCCGTTTGGGGATACCGGCGGCGACTGA
- the mutT gene encoding 8-oxo-dGTP diphosphatase MutT translates to MKLVLVAAVALVDEDGRVLLSERPAGKQLAGLWEFPGGKVEPGERPEECLIRELAEELGITVKEPCLAPLTFASHTYESFQLLMPLWVCRRWEGTPEGREGQRLAWVKPGKLRDYPMPPADEPLIPVLLDLLGPGR, encoded by the coding sequence ATGAAGCTCGTTCTGGTCGCCGCTGTCGCGCTGGTCGATGAAGATGGCCGGGTGCTTCTGAGCGAGCGCCCCGCGGGCAAGCAGCTCGCCGGCCTGTGGGAGTTTCCCGGTGGCAAGGTGGAGCCCGGCGAGCGGCCGGAGGAATGCCTGATCCGCGAACTTGCCGAGGAACTGGGCATCACGGTGAAGGAGCCGTGCCTCGCCCCGCTGACTTTCGCCAGCCATACCTATGAGAGCTTCCAGCTCCTCATGCCGCTCTGGGTCTGCCGGCGCTGGGAGGGCACGCCTGAAGGCCGCGAGGGCCAGCGCCTCGCCTGGGTGAAGCCGGGCAAGCTGCGCGACTACCCCATGCCGCCCGCCGACGAGCCGCTGATCCCGGTGCTGCTCGACCTGCTCGGGCCGGGGCGCTAG
- a CDS encoding peptidylprolyl isomerase, with the protein MTRHRPHAVLQATFRPAAGLVRAGLLAALVGVAALPALPALAQTAPAAPATAAATTGDNPVLAIVNGTEIRRSDLTAAAEELGPNLPQQIQGAARDEYVLGFLIDLTAMAQAAEADKLADTPAFKQQYEFIRKRLLMQALLEKATKAALTDAAFQQTYEDAVKQQKPEEEVHARHILFRADPNDPKAQAEAEKKAKDVEAQLKKGADFAKLASELTEDPSGKEDGGDLGFFTKEQMVPEFAEVAFSLKPGEVSQPVKTQFGWHVIKVDEKRTKPVPTLAEVKPQIEQFLAQKAQAETVQKIREAAKVEKTAAAPKPADLVTPPAGGAAPAAPAAPAQ; encoded by the coding sequence ATGACTCGCCATCGCCCGCACGCCGTGCTCCAGGCGACCTTCCGTCCCGCCGCCGGTCTCGTGCGCGCCGGACTTCTCGCCGCGCTCGTCGGCGTTGCCGCGCTTCCGGCGCTCCCGGCCCTGGCGCAGACGGCCCCCGCCGCTCCGGCCACCGCGGCGGCCACCACGGGCGACAACCCGGTGCTCGCCATCGTCAACGGCACGGAAATCCGTCGCAGCGACCTGACCGCCGCCGCCGAGGAACTGGGCCCGAATCTGCCGCAGCAGATCCAGGGCGCGGCACGCGATGAATATGTGCTCGGCTTCCTCATCGACCTGACCGCCATGGCGCAGGCCGCTGAGGCCGACAAGCTCGCCGACACCCCGGCTTTCAAGCAGCAGTACGAGTTCATCCGCAAGCGCCTGCTCATGCAGGCCCTGCTGGAGAAGGCCACCAAGGCCGCGCTGACCGACGCCGCTTTCCAGCAGACCTATGAGGACGCGGTGAAGCAGCAGAAGCCGGAAGAGGAAGTGCACGCCCGCCATATCCTGTTCCGCGCCGACCCGAACGACCCCAAGGCGCAGGCCGAGGCCGAGAAGAAGGCCAAGGACGTCGAGGCCCAGCTCAAGAAGGGTGCCGACTTCGCCAAACTGGCGAGCGAACTGACCGAGGATCCCTCGGGCAAGGAAGATGGCGGCGATCTCGGCTTCTTCACCAAGGAGCAGATGGTACCGGAATTCGCCGAAGTGGCGTTCAGCCTGAAGCCGGGCGAAGTGTCCCAGCCGGTGAAGACCCAGTTCGGCTGGCACGTCATCAAGGTCGACGAGAAGCGCACCAAGCCGGTGCCGACCCTCGCCGAGGTGAAGCCGCAGATCGAGCAGTTCCTCGCCCAGAAGGCGCAGGCCGAGACCGTGCAGAAGATCCGCGAGGCCGCCAAGGTGGAAAAGACCGCCGCCGCGCCGAAGCCCGCCGATCTCGTCACCCCGCCCGCCGGCGGCGCCGCCCCGGCCGCGCCCGCCGCCCCGGCGCAGTGA
- the argJ gene encoding bifunctional glutamate N-acetyltransferase/amino-acid acetyltransferase ArgJ — MAHDAPVSPLAPKTTPKVGPVAGVRFATAAAGIRYKGRTDVLLLALDEGTTVAGVFTKSKCPSAPVEWCRANLPKGTARALVVNSGNANAFTGQKGREATALTAKIAAKALGCAEDEIYLASTGVIGEPLDATKYEGVLDETATRLAPLPWIDPAKAIMTTDTFPKLATATVKIDGVPVTIAGIAKGAGMIAPDMATMLSFVFTDAPIAAPALQALLSKGVTDSFNAVTIDGDTSTSDTLLLFATGAAGKNGAPTITDAKDPRLSRFRRALQGVLADLAEQVARDGEGARKLVRITVSGATSKKSARRIAMSIANSPLVKTAVAGEDANWGRIVMAVGKAGEPAERDRLSISFGGIRVAHEGARDPAYDEAEVSAYMKNDVIDIGVDIGLGRGTDRVMTCDLTKEYVAINGDYRS; from the coding sequence ATGGCCCACGACGCCCCCGTCTCGCCGCTTGCCCCGAAGACCACGCCGAAAGTCGGCCCGGTCGCCGGCGTGCGCTTTGCCACCGCCGCCGCGGGCATCCGCTACAAGGGCCGCACCGATGTGCTGCTGCTGGCGTTGGACGAGGGGACGACGGTGGCCGGCGTGTTCACCAAGTCGAAATGCCCTTCGGCCCCGGTGGAATGGTGCCGGGCGAATCTGCCCAAGGGCACGGCGCGCGCGCTGGTGGTGAATTCCGGCAACGCCAATGCCTTCACCGGCCAGAAGGGCCGCGAGGCGACGGCGCTGACGGCGAAGATCGCCGCCAAGGCGCTGGGCTGCGCCGAGGACGAGATTTACCTCGCCTCGACCGGCGTGATTGGCGAGCCGCTGGATGCCACCAAATATGAGGGCGTGCTGGACGAGACCGCCACGCGCCTCGCGCCGCTGCCCTGGATCGACCCGGCCAAGGCGATCATGACCACCGACACGTTCCCGAAGCTCGCCACCGCGACGGTGAAGATCGACGGCGTTCCGGTGACCATCGCCGGCATTGCCAAGGGCGCCGGCATGATCGCGCCGGACATGGCGACCATGCTGTCCTTCGTCTTCACCGACGCGCCGATCGCCGCGCCGGCCCTGCAGGCGCTGCTCTCCAAGGGCGTGACCGACAGCTTCAACGCCGTGACCATCGACGGCGACACCTCGACCTCCGACACGCTGCTCCTGTTCGCCACCGGCGCGGCGGGCAAGAACGGTGCGCCCACCATCACCGACGCGAAGGATCCGCGCCTCTCCCGCTTCCGCCGCGCGCTGCAGGGCGTGCTCGCCGATCTTGCCGAGCAGGTGGCGCGCGATGGCGAGGGCGCGCGCAAGCTGGTGCGCATCACCGTCTCCGGCGCGACCTCGAAGAAGTCGGCGCGGCGCATCGCCATGTCGATCGCCAATTCCCCGCTGGTGAAGACCGCCGTGGCCGGCGAGGACGCCAATTGGGGCCGCATCGTCATGGCGGTCGGCAAGGCGGGCGAGCCGGCCGAGCGCGACCGCCTCTCCATCTCCTTCGGCGGCATCCGTGTCGCCCATGAGGGCGCGCGCGACCCGGCCTATGACGAGGCCGAGGTCTCCGCCTACATGAAGAACGACGTGATCGACATCGGCGTCGATATCGGCCTCGGGCGTGGCACGGACCGGGTGATGACCTGCGATCTCACCAAGGAATATGTCGCCATCAACGGCGATTACCGCTCCTGA